In a genomic window of Chryseobacterium sp. G0162:
- the ychF gene encoding redox-regulated ATPase YchF, whose product MKCGIVGLPNVGKSTLFNCLSNAKAQSANYPFCTIEPNLGTVSVPDQRLFELEKIVKPERVLPAVVEIVDIAGLVKGASKGEGLGNQFLANIRECEAIIHVLRCFDNGNIVHVEGSVDPLRDKEIIDIELQLKDLETVGKAVEKAKKFIKSGKKEDILTYETLQNLQKFLEDGKNAREFAMDDFTKSIIAEVQLLTNKPVLYVCNVDENSIKNGNEWIGKIEEMAKNEGAEVVVLAAQIEADINELETFEEREIFLDELGLTEPGVNRLIRKAYDLLKLQTYFTAGVKEVRAWTIGQGWTAPQAAGVIHTDFEKGFIRAEVIKYNDYMTYGSEVKVKEAGKLSVEGKEYIVQDGDIMHFRFNV is encoded by the coding sequence ATGAAATGTGGAATTGTAGGCCTTCCGAATGTAGGTAAATCAACACTTTTTAACTGTCTGAGCAATGCAAAAGCTCAATCAGCGAACTATCCTTTCTGTACCATTGAACCAAACCTGGGAACAGTTTCAGTACCGGACCAGAGATTGTTTGAACTGGAGAAAATCGTAAAGCCTGAAAGAGTTTTACCAGCTGTAGTTGAAATCGTTGATATTGCCGGTCTTGTAAAAGGTGCCAGCAAAGGAGAAGGATTGGGGAACCAGTTCCTGGCAAACATCCGTGAGTGTGAGGCAATCATCCACGTCTTAAGATGTTTTGATAACGGAAATATCGTTCACGTAGAAGGTTCAGTAGATCCTTTAAGAGATAAAGAAATTATTGATATTGAGCTTCAGTTGAAAGACCTTGAAACAGTAGGAAAAGCAGTTGAAAAAGCTAAAAAATTCATCAAATCCGGTAAGAAAGAAGATATCCTTACTTACGAAACCCTTCAGAATTTACAGAAATTTCTTGAAGATGGGAAAAATGCAAGAGAATTTGCGATGGATGATTTTACAAAGTCAATCATTGCTGAAGTTCAGCTTTTAACCAATAAACCGGTACTTTACGTTTGTAATGTAGATGAAAATTCTATCAAAAACGGAAACGAATGGATTGGAAAGATCGAAGAAATGGCTAAAAATGAAGGAGCAGAAGTAGTAGTATTAGCTGCTCAGATCGAAGCTGACATCAACGAACTTGAAACTTTCGAAGAAAGAGAAATTTTCCTTGATGAGCTAGGTCTTACAGAACCGGGAGTAAACCGTTTGATCAGAAAAGCTTATGATCTTTTAAAACTTCAAACGTATTTTACAGCTGGAGTAAAAGAAGTAAGAGCTTGGACTATCGGACAAGGATGGACAGCTCCTCAGGCAGCTGGGGTAATCCACACAGACTTTGAAAAAGGATTCATTCGTGCAGAAGTTATTAAGTATAATGACTATATGACATATGGTTCAGAAGTAAAAGTAAAAGAAGCTGGAAAACTTTCTGTAGAAGGTAAAGAATATATCGTTCAGGATGGTGACATCATGCACTTTAGATTCAATGTATAA
- a CDS encoding methionine aminotransferase gives MIQLPLSKLSNVGTTIFSQMTQLANENEAINLSQGFPDFMPDSELLNHVDHFVKKGFNQYAPLGGMIGLKEEIARKIENSHQSTYHPDSEITVTAGGTQAIFTAIAAFIKKDDEVIIFEPAYDCYEPTVELFGGIVKRFEMKAPDYQIDWTAVKSLVSDKTKMIILNNPNNPSGKILKEEDINALIQLVKGTSILILSDEVYENIVFDGKQHLSICKYPELKERSLLVASFGKLFHVTGWKVGYCAAPKALTDEFRKVHQFNVFCVNTPIQLALAEYMKNDEHYLYLNQFFQEKRDFLRQGLAGTSFELLDCEGTYFQAVKYSKISDKNDFDFASELTINHKVASVPFSSFYKNKLNENVIRLCFAKKEETLEKALENLSRV, from the coding sequence ATGATACAACTTCCTTTATCGAAGCTTTCCAATGTAGGAACTACTATTTTCAGCCAAATGACGCAGCTTGCCAATGAAAACGAGGCAATTAATCTTTCTCAGGGATTTCCTGATTTCATGCCGGATTCCGAGTTATTAAACCATGTAGATCACTTTGTAAAAAAAGGGTTCAATCAATATGCTCCATTGGGAGGAATGATTGGTTTAAAGGAAGAAATAGCCAGAAAAATAGAAAACAGTCATCAAAGCACCTATCATCCGGATTCAGAAATTACGGTGACCGCAGGGGGAACTCAAGCTATTTTTACCGCTATTGCTGCTTTTATCAAGAAAGATGATGAAGTGATTATTTTTGAGCCTGCTTATGACTGTTATGAACCTACTGTAGAGCTTTTTGGAGGTATTGTAAAACGATTTGAAATGAAAGCTCCTGATTATCAAATCGACTGGACTGCTGTAAAGAGTCTGGTAAGTGATAAAACCAAAATGATTATTCTCAACAATCCGAATAATCCATCAGGAAAAATCTTAAAAGAAGAAGATATCAATGCGCTGATCCAATTGGTCAAAGGGACTTCGATCCTTATTTTAAGTGATGAAGTCTATGAGAATATTGTTTTTGACGGGAAACAGCATTTAAGTATCTGTAAATATCCTGAACTTAAAGAAAGAAGTCTTCTTGTAGCCTCATTTGGAAAGCTTTTCCATGTTACAGGCTGGAAAGTAGGATATTGTGCCGCTCCCAAAGCCTTAACAGATGAGTTCAGAAAAGTACATCAGTTCAATGTTTTTTGTGTAAACACTCCTATTCAACTTGCTTTAGCGGAGTATATGAAAAACGATGAACATTACCTTTATCTTAATCAATTCTTTCAGGAAAAAAGAGATTTCCTAAGACAAGGACTTGCTGGAACATCCTTCGAGTTGCTAGATTGTGAAGGAACTTATTTCCAGGCAGTAAAATATTCTAAAATCTCAGATAAAAATGATTTTGATTTCGCCAGTGAACTGACCATCAACCATAAGGTGGCAAGTGTTCCGTTTTCATCATTTTACAAAAACAAACTCAATGAAAATGTGATCCGTTTATGTTTTGCCAAGAAAGAGGAAACATTAGAGAAAGCACTTGAAAACCTTTCAAGAGTATAA
- a CDS encoding ferritin — MNTNRLSAKVEKALSDQMNKEIHASHVFLSYGIWADDKGYQGIANFLYRHSQEERNHSIKFMEYILNRGGKPKVAAIPAPPADPKSLTACFDGVFKHEVDNTTAIYKIVDLAMEEKDWATWNFMQWFVQEQIEEETLAQNLIDKLKIAGGDRATDESLFTLDMAMQSAPNDVPLAQEATGNNP; from the coding sequence ATGAATACTAACAGACTTTCCGCAAAAGTGGAAAAAGCACTTAGTGACCAGATGAACAAAGAAATTCATGCATCACACGTTTTTCTATCGTATGGAATTTGGGCCGATGACAAAGGCTATCAGGGTATTGCTAATTTTCTTTACCGTCATTCTCAGGAAGAAAGAAACCATTCGATCAAATTCATGGAGTACATTTTAAACAGAGGCGGAAAGCCAAAAGTAGCAGCGATTCCTGCTCCTCCAGCTGATCCCAAAAGCCTTACTGCGTGTTTTGACGGGGTTTTCAAACATGAGGTAGACAATACCACCGCCATTTATAAAATCGTAGACCTTGCCATGGAAGAAAAAGACTGGGCAACATGGAATTTTATGCAGTGGTTTGTACAGGAACAGATCGAAGAAGAAACACTGGCCCAAAACTTAATTGATAAATTAAAAATTGCAGGCGGAGACCGTGCTACAGACGAATCATTATTCACTCTGGATATGGCAATGCAGTCAGCACCGAATGATGTTCCTCTGGCTCAGGAAGCTACCGGAAATAATCCATAA
- a CDS encoding bacteriocin has protein sequence MKKQTSLQAKKLSKKELKTIAGGLLDCMPAQEICLPHMEPCHSNVDENGCAMISPYCGQKICRP, from the coding sequence ATGAAAAAACAAACTTCTCTACAAGCCAAAAAGCTTTCTAAAAAGGAATTAAAAACCATTGCAGGAGGTCTGCTGGACTGTATGCCTGCTCAGGAAATATGCCTTCCTCATATGGAGCCCTGCCATTCGAATGTTGACGAGAATGGCTGCGCCATGATTTCTCCTTATTGTGGACAAAAAATATGCAGACCTTAA
- a CDS encoding SDR family NAD(P)-dependent oxidoreductase: MEAKTKIALVTGGSRGLGKNSALKIAQKGLDVIITYRSNKEEAEAVVNEIKALGRKGAAFQLDTKDRKSFDAFVKEVTDHLKEATGNSHIDYLVNNAGTALYAPITEVTEEQMEDMLDIHFKGVFFLTQKLLPFINDGGGIINISSGLARFATPGSSVYGSIKAGVEMLTKYMAKELGSRKIKANVIAPGAIETDFGGGRVRDNKEINDMVAGSTALGRVGLPDDIGGVVAFLCTDDAGWINGQRIEASGGMFL, translated from the coding sequence ATGGAAGCAAAAACAAAAATAGCATTGGTAACCGGAGGAAGTCGTGGCTTGGGTAAAAATTCAGCCCTTAAAATTGCCCAAAAAGGACTGGATGTTATCATTACGTATAGAAGCAATAAAGAAGAAGCAGAAGCTGTAGTTAATGAAATAAAAGCTTTGGGTAGAAAGGGAGCCGCATTTCAGCTGGATACAAAAGACCGTAAAAGCTTTGATGCATTTGTGAAAGAAGTTACTGATCACTTAAAAGAGGCTACGGGAAATTCCCATATTGATTATCTTGTCAATAATGCAGGAACAGCTTTATATGCTCCGATTACAGAGGTTACGGAAGAGCAGATGGAGGATATGCTGGATATTCATTTCAAAGGAGTATTTTTCTTAACTCAAAAATTATTGCCATTCATCAATGATGGTGGCGGGATTATTAATATCTCTTCAGGACTGGCAAGATTTGCAACACCCGGCTCATCAGTCTATGGTTCTATAAAAGCAGGAGTGGAAATGCTGACTAAATATATGGCCAAAGAATTGGGATCAAGAAAAATAAAGGCTAATGTAATTGCTCCGGGAGCTATTGAAACCGATTTCGGTGGCGGAAGAGTAAGAGACAATAAAGAAATCAATGATATGGTAGCTGGTTCTACTGCTTTAGGCAGAGTAGGACTTCCTGATGATATTGGTGGAGTAGTGGCTTTTCTTTGTACCGATGATGCTGGCTGGATCAATGGACAGAGAATTGAAGCTTCAGGAGGAATGTTTCTTTAA
- a CDS encoding helix-turn-helix domain-containing protein, whose translation METIAHSSLEDFYREMTAKLGKSLEDIFPKGLHKDIGHFNVFDIAQTLEKVRSTSEMPYNRRKYYKISLIRGKNRAEYADKTITIEKNALLFATPKVPYHWIPEDGQQSGSFCVFTEDFFMKEASYNSLETLPIFQPGAVPIFEIEDELADEIELLFKKVKKEIDSDYLFKYDLIRNYVWELIHYGQKLQPATKISVSKDASMRVVSLFIELLERQFPIESREQRLQLRAANDYAERLSVHVNYLNKRLKESTGKTTTEFIGDRIIQEAKILLRQTQWNVSEISYTLGFEEIAHFSNFFKRKTSYTPLEFRS comes from the coding sequence ATGGAGACAATAGCTCACTCTTCATTAGAGGATTTTTATAGGGAAATGACAGCCAAACTGGGGAAAAGCCTTGAGGATATTTTTCCTAAAGGTCTCCACAAAGATATTGGACATTTTAATGTATTCGATATCGCTCAAACCCTTGAAAAAGTAAGAAGCACTTCCGAAATGCCTTATAACAGGCGGAAATATTACAAAATCAGTTTGATTAGAGGAAAAAACAGAGCCGAATACGCCGATAAGACCATTACCATAGAAAAAAATGCGTTGCTGTTTGCTACTCCTAAAGTCCCTTACCATTGGATTCCTGAAGATGGGCAGCAATCTGGAAGTTTTTGTGTATTTACTGAAGATTTTTTCATGAAAGAAGCTTCTTATAATTCCTTGGAAACTCTGCCTATTTTTCAACCGGGAGCGGTGCCTATATTTGAAATTGAGGATGAATTGGCTGATGAAATAGAACTTCTTTTTAAAAAAGTAAAAAAGGAAATAGATTCAGATTATCTATTTAAGTATGATTTGATCAGGAATTACGTATGGGAGCTGATTCATTATGGTCAAAAGCTGCAGCCTGCTACAAAAATTTCAGTTTCAAAAGATGCTTCTATGAGGGTGGTGTCTTTATTTATAGAATTACTGGAAAGGCAGTTTCCTATTGAATCAAGAGAACAGCGGTTACAATTGAGAGCAGCCAATGACTATGCTGAAAGATTGTCTGTGCACGTTAATTATCTCAATAAAAGACTAAAAGAAAGCACTGGAAAAACGACTACGGAATTTATCGGTGACCGTATCATTCAGGAGGCAAAAATCCTTTTAAGACAAACCCAATGGAATGTATCTGAAATTTCTTACACGCTTGGTTTTGAAGAAATAGCCCATTTTTCAAACTTTTTTAAAAGAAAAACGTCATATACTCCTTTAGAATTTCGTTCATGA
- the typA gene encoding translational GTPase TypA, whose product MQNIRNIAIIAHVDHGKTTLVDKIIHATNIFRENQESGELIMDNNDLERERGITILSKNISVTYKDTKINVIDTPGHADFGGEVERVLKMADGVILLVDAFEGPMPQTRFVLQKALELGLRPLVVINKVDKPNCRPDEVHDQVFDLFFNLEATEEQLDFPTFYGSSKQGWFNTSLEQTEDILPLLDGILEHVPAPKVTEGNLQMQITSLDFSSFLGRIAIGKVTRGEIKESQWIGLAQADGKVLKGKVKELYVFEGLGKKKVTEVQAGDICAVVGFDAFQIGDSFVDLENPEPLERTAIDEPTLNMTFSINNSPFFGKDGKYVTSNHLKERLTKELEKNLALRVQQTDDANTFLVFGRGILHLSVLIETMRREGYEMTIGQPQVILREIDGVSCEPYESLVVDVPEEYASRVIDLATQRKGDLHIMETKGEMQHMEFEIPSRGLIGLRSQMLTATAGEAIMAHRFTEYKPFKGAIPGRNNGVLISKTTGPATEYSIAKLQDRGKFFVDPGEEIYTGMIIGEQNKPGDLVVNIVEAKQLNNMRASGKDKDTGVAPKILFSLEECMEYIQADEAIEVTPNFIRMRKKILSEEERKRVERSAKA is encoded by the coding sequence ATGCAAAACATTAGAAATATTGCGATTATCGCACACGTTGACCACGGGAAAACGACTTTGGTTGACAAAATCATCCACGCAACCAACATTTTCAGAGAAAATCAGGAGAGTGGAGAATTAATTATGGATAACAATGATCTTGAAAGAGAAAGAGGGATCACCATCTTATCCAAGAATATTTCTGTTACTTATAAAGACACTAAAATTAACGTAATTGATACTCCTGGTCACGCGGATTTCGGTGGAGAAGTAGAGAGAGTATTAAAAATGGCTGACGGAGTTATCCTGTTGGTGGATGCGTTCGAAGGACCAATGCCACAAACAAGATTCGTACTTCAGAAAGCTTTAGAATTAGGATTGAGACCATTAGTGGTTATCAATAAAGTAGATAAACCAAACTGCCGTCCGGACGAAGTTCACGACCAGGTATTTGATTTATTCTTCAACCTTGAAGCTACTGAAGAGCAATTAGATTTCCCAACATTCTACGGTTCTTCTAAGCAAGGTTGGTTCAACACTTCATTAGAACAAACTGAAGATATTTTACCATTATTAGATGGTATCTTAGAACATGTACCAGCTCCAAAAGTAACTGAAGGGAACCTTCAGATGCAGATTACTTCTCTTGATTTCTCTTCTTTCTTAGGAAGAATTGCAATCGGAAAAGTAACAAGAGGAGAGATCAAAGAATCTCAATGGATTGGTCTTGCACAGGCAGATGGAAAAGTGTTGAAAGGTAAAGTAAAAGAACTTTACGTTTTCGAAGGATTAGGAAAGAAAAAAGTAACTGAAGTTCAAGCTGGAGATATCTGTGCTGTAGTAGGTTTCGATGCATTCCAGATCGGTGACTCTTTCGTAGATCTTGAAAATCCTGAACCATTGGAAAGAACAGCAATTGATGAGCCTACATTGAACATGACGTTCTCTATCAACAATTCACCTTTCTTCGGTAAAGACGGTAAATATGTTACTTCTAACCACCTAAAAGAAAGATTAACTAAAGAATTAGAGAAAAACTTAGCATTAAGAGTTCAACAAACTGATGATGCTAACACGTTCTTGGTATTCGGTAGAGGTATTCTTCACTTATCTGTTTTGATTGAAACAATGAGAAGAGAAGGATATGAAATGACAATCGGTCAGCCACAGGTTATCCTAAGAGAAATTGACGGAGTAAGCTGTGAGCCTTACGAATCTTTAGTAGTTGACGTTCCTGAAGAATACGCATCAAGAGTTATCGACTTGGCAACTCAGAGAAAAGGTGACCTTCACATTATGGAAACAAAAGGAGAAATGCAGCACATGGAATTCGAGATTCCTTCAAGAGGTTTGATCGGACTTCGTTCTCAAATGCTGACTGCTACTGCTGGGGAAGCTATCATGGCTCACCGTTTCACAGAATATAAGCCTTTCAAAGGAGCTATTCCAGGAAGAAACAATGGGGTATTGATCAGCAAAACTACAGGTCCTGCTACAGAATATTCTATCGCTAAATTACAAGACAGAGGTAAGTTCTTTGTTGATCCGGGTGAGGAAATCTACACAGGGATGATCATTGGAGAGCAAAATAAACCTGGAGATCTTGTAGTAAACATCGTAGAAGCAAAACAGTTGAACAACATGAGAGCTTCTGGAAAAGATAAAGATACAGGGGTTGCACCAAAAATCTTATTCTCTCTTGAAGAGTGTATGGAATATATCCAGGCTGACGAAGCGATCGAGGTAACTCCAAACTTCATCAGAATGAGAAAGAAAATCCTTTCTGAAGAAGAAAGAAAAAGAGTTGAAAGATCAGCGAAAGCGTAA
- a CDS encoding glycoside hydrolase family 10 protein has protein sequence MKMSKLKLIVLMGVLASYSISCSTQNNVTKTPPVKNTTKPNTNNTTNQPKPPVAVKPTPGTSTEETFRTNLPEINREFRGAWIASVANINWPSKNNLTVEQQKEEAISMLDMLKDNNFNAAIFQIRPSADALYTSNIEPWSYFLTGETGSAPYPNYDPLLFWIEEAHKRGLELHVWLNPYRAHHTNGGNVNKMSMANRMSDIVVRLKNGMYWFDPANPKTQDHVSNVVKDIVKRYDIDAIHFDDYFYPYATYNKGADFPDYASWNVYQSNGGTLSRADWRRDNVNKFVERIYKEIHAEKNNVRFGISPFGIWKPGYPAGIVGSSQFDELYADAKLWLNKGWVDYFSPQLYWPIDSKGQGFEALLNWWQSENTMKRHLWPGLNTVEIKTYDRPTEIKNQIDISRKILKNDAGEIHWSIAGLTKNPGMLPTLKNGPYSEKALIPKSPWIKTVPLQTPTLFISDNGSFAQTRWSTKNASEVFQWVLFSQYDGVWQTEILPLDTLFKDVPKFKNGKKLNGVAIKAIDRLGNESDYMAKKVK, from the coding sequence ATGAAAATGAGTAAACTAAAACTTATCGTTTTAATGGGAGTTCTAGCGTCTTACAGCATCTCATGTTCTACTCAGAACAATGTAACAAAGACCCCTCCTGTTAAAAATACAACAAAACCTAATACCAATAATACTACCAATCAGCCAAAACCTCCTGTAGCAGTAAAGCCTACACCGGGAACTTCAACGGAAGAAACATTCAGAACCAATCTTCCTGAAATTAACAGAGAATTCCGTGGTGCTTGGATTGCCAGTGTTGCCAATATCAACTGGCCATCTAAAAACAATCTTACAGTAGAGCAACAGAAAGAAGAAGCTATCAGTATGCTGGATATGCTGAAAGATAATAACTTTAATGCTGCTATTTTTCAGATCAGACCTTCTGCAGATGCTTTATATACAAGTAATATAGAACCTTGGTCTTACTTTTTAACCGGAGAAACAGGATCAGCACCTTATCCAAACTATGATCCGTTATTATTCTGGATCGAAGAAGCTCACAAAAGAGGACTGGAATTACACGTTTGGTTAAATCCTTACCGTGCCCACCACACCAATGGAGGTAACGTCAATAAAATGTCAATGGCCAACAGAATGTCTGACATTGTGGTAAGATTAAAAAATGGGATGTACTGGTTTGATCCGGCTAACCCAAAAACACAGGATCATGTATCCAATGTAGTAAAGGATATCGTAAAAAGATATGACATTGATGCCATTCATTTTGATGATTATTTTTATCCGTATGCTACTTACAACAAAGGAGCTGATTTTCCTGACTATGCTTCATGGAATGTTTATCAAAGCAATGGCGGAACTTTATCAAGAGCAGACTGGAGAAGAGATAACGTAAATAAATTTGTAGAACGTATCTACAAAGAAATTCATGCAGAAAAAAATAATGTAAGATTTGGAATCAGCCCATTTGGAATCTGGAAGCCGGGATATCCGGCGGGAATTGTAGGATCTTCTCAGTTTGATGAGCTGTATGCGGATGCCAAATTATGGTTAAATAAAGGCTGGGTAGACTATTTTTCTCCACAATTGTACTGGCCGATTGATTCAAAAGGGCAGGGCTTCGAAGCATTGCTAAACTGGTGGCAATCAGAAAATACAATGAAACGTCACCTATGGCCAGGTTTGAATACTGTGGAGATTAAAACGTATGATCGTCCAACAGAAATCAAGAACCAAATTGATATCTCCAGAAAGATCCTCAAAAATGATGCAGGTGAAATCCACTGGAGTATTGCAGGATTGACTAAAAATCCGGGAATGCTGCCGACCCTGAAAAATGGACCTTACAGTGAAAAAGCATTAATTCCGAAATCGCCATGGATCAAAACCGTTCCATTGCAGACACCCACCTTATTTATTAGTGATAACGGAAGTTTTGCACAGACAAGATGGAGTACAAAAAATGCTTCAGAAGTTTTTCAGTGGGTACTTTTCAGCCAGTATGACGGAGTATGGCAAACAGAAATTTTACCATTGGATACCCTTTTTAAAGATGTTCCTAAGTTCAAAAATGGTAAAAAGTTGAATGGAGTAGCGATCAAAGCTATTGACAGATTAGGAAACGAAAGTGATTATATGGCAAAAAAAGTCAAATAA
- a CDS encoding bacteriocin-like protein, with protein MKNVRKITRSEMKTLTGGIAKGMVRCKDPDTCTLRWGWPTGSSSNCDEMSIICGDAPAVDPCDSSLCP; from the coding sequence ATGAAAAATGTAAGAAAAATTACCAGAAGTGAAATGAAAACACTGACAGGAGGAATTGCAAAAGGAATGGTGAGATGTAAGGATCCCGATACTTGTACATTGAGATGGGGATGGCCTACAGGATCTTCAAGTAATTGTGATGAAATGTCCATTATTTGTGGAGATGCACCGGCAGTTGATCCATGTGATTCGTCTTTATGTCCATAA
- a CDS encoding DUF2867 domain-containing protein: protein MKIKKIEFPARSILSQGREKFDYMDSFEGGLVGNGQNFNITQIGKAFFTSGPKWGKKMFAIRNKMVGLFGLKTGAETDPEKDADSFTCEVGECIGIFKVLDKTSNEIILGEDDKHLDFRISLLFDKNQGGQDENSLTISTTVKFHNWLGVLYFLPVRPFHKLIVPAMLKNIIGKLESAA, encoded by the coding sequence ATGAAAATTAAGAAGATTGAGTTTCCTGCAAGATCTATTTTGTCTCAAGGAAGAGAAAAGTTTGATTATATGGATAGTTTTGAAGGTGGACTGGTAGGAAACGGGCAGAATTTCAATATTACACAAATAGGGAAAGCTTTTTTTACAAGTGGACCAAAATGGGGGAAGAAAATGTTTGCTATCAGGAATAAGATGGTAGGATTATTTGGTTTGAAAACAGGTGCAGAGACTGATCCGGAGAAAGATGCCGACAGCTTTACCTGTGAGGTAGGAGAGTGTATAGGTATTTTTAAGGTTCTTGATAAAACCAGCAATGAAATTATTCTTGGTGAAGATGATAAACATCTGGATTTCAGAATTTCTCTTTTGTTTGATAAGAACCAGGGTGGACAGGATGAAAATTCTTTAACAATTTCCACTACAGTAAAGTTCCATAACTGGCTGGGAGTATTGTACTTTTTACCAGTACGGCCGTTTCATAAGCTCATTGTTCCGGCTATGCTTAAAAATATAATAGGCAAGCTGGAAAGTGCGGCATAA
- a CDS encoding bacteriocin, which translates to MNNGKKLNKKELKSIKGGLQMCLDPETGRCIANGIRCAERECRYAPEPPFPF; encoded by the coding sequence ATGAATAACGGTAAAAAACTGAACAAAAAGGAATTAAAATCCATCAAAGGTGGATTACAGATGTGTCTTGATCCAGAAACGGGACGTTGCATCGCTAACGGAATACGATGCGCAGAAAGAGAGTGCAGATATGCACCTGAACCTCCTTTTCCTTTTTAA